From one Sphingomonas sp. BT-65 genomic stretch:
- a CDS encoding alpha/beta hydrolase, translating to MAESFVRPDVRAFLDMIAAMPQPEWPPQPAVYRAQYAAMKDLVDLPVGEVATVRDLEIPGPAGAIPARLYDARAARAPGPAVVYFHGGGFVIGDIDTHAGIAAEMARTLDLPVVSVGYRLAPEHPWPAASDDAEAAARWVASSPAELGSAVTAITLAGDSAGGQMSAVAAIDLRDRPAAVPVIAQLLIYPATDLGTHHASLDAFAEGYLLTKRGMDWFAECYAADTAHPRCSPMRGPSLTGLPPAVIVTASLDPIRDQGRAYAAALIGAGVPVVFREAAGNIHGFITLRKAIPSAQGDVAGMLAAFKDLLVEAEANRVMLQAAA from the coding sequence TTGGCCGAATCCTTCGTCCGCCCCGATGTGCGCGCCTTTCTCGACATGATCGCAGCGATGCCGCAGCCCGAATGGCCGCCCCAGCCGGCCGTCTACCGCGCGCAATATGCCGCGATGAAGGATCTCGTGGACCTGCCCGTCGGCGAGGTCGCCACGGTCCGCGATCTCGAGATCCCAGGCCCCGCGGGCGCCATCCCGGCGCGCCTCTATGATGCGCGTGCCGCGCGCGCGCCGGGACCCGCGGTGGTCTATTTCCATGGCGGCGGCTTCGTGATCGGCGACATCGACACCCACGCCGGAATCGCCGCGGAGATGGCGCGCACGCTCGACCTCCCGGTGGTCTCGGTCGGCTACCGTCTAGCGCCTGAGCATCCCTGGCCCGCCGCATCGGACGATGCCGAGGCCGCGGCGCGCTGGGTCGCCTCGAGCCCGGCCGAGCTCGGCAGCGCGGTCACCGCGATCACGCTCGCCGGTGACAGCGCCGGCGGACAGATGTCGGCGGTCGCCGCGATCGACTTGCGCGACAGGCCCGCCGCGGTGCCAGTGATCGCCCAGCTGCTGATCTATCCCGCCACCGATCTCGGCACCCACCATGCCTCGCTCGACGCCTTTGCCGAGGGCTATCTGCTGACCAAACGCGGCATGGACTGGTTCGCCGAATGCTATGCGGCAGACACCGCGCACCCGCGCTGCTCGCCGATGCGCGGCCCCTCGCTCACCGGCCTCCCGCCTGCGGTGATCGTCACCGCCAGCCTCGATCCGATCCGCGACCAGGGCCGCGCCTATGCCGCCGCACTGATCGGGGCGGGCGTGCCGGTGGTGTTCCGTGAGGCGGCCGGCAACATCCATGGCTTCATCACCCTGCGCAAGGCGATCCCCTCCGCGCAGGGCGACGTCGCCGGCATGCTCGCCGCGTTCAAGGATCTGCTGGTCGAGGCCGAGGCCAACCGCGTGATGCTGCAGGCCGCGGCATGA
- a CDS encoding aspartate-semialdehyde dehydrogenase, which translates to MGYRVVVAGATGNVGREMLNILAEREFPIDELAVVASSRSTGDMVDFGETGKQYKIQNIEHFDPTGWDIALFAIGSEATKIHAPRFAAAGCTVIDNSSLYRMDPDVPLIVPEVNPEAIDGYKAKNIIANPNCSTAQMVVALKPLHDAATVKRVVVATYQSVSGAGKAGMDELFEQSRNIFVGDQAEAKKFTKQIAFNVIPHIDSFLDDGSTKEEWKMVVETKKILDPKVKVIATCVRVPVFVGHSEAVHVELERELSAEDAQKILREAPGIMLVDKREDGGYVTPVECVGDYATFVSRVRDDSTVENGLAFWCVSDNLRKGAALNAVQIAELLGRRHLKKA; encoded by the coding sequence ATGGGTTATCGTGTCGTCGTCGCAGGCGCCACCGGCAATGTCGGTCGCGAGATGCTCAACATCCTGGCCGAGCGGGAATTCCCGATCGACGAGCTGGCGGTGGTCGCCTCGTCGCGCTCGACCGGCGACATGGTCGACTTCGGCGAGACCGGGAAGCAGTACAAGATCCAGAATATCGAGCATTTCGATCCCACCGGCTGGGACATCGCCCTGTTCGCGATCGGCAGCGAGGCGACCAAGATCCACGCCCCGCGCTTCGCCGCGGCGGGCTGCACGGTGATCGACAATTCGTCGCTCTACCGCATGGACCCGGATGTGCCGCTGATCGTGCCCGAGGTGAATCCCGAGGCGATCGACGGCTATAAGGCCAAGAACATTATCGCCAACCCGAACTGCTCGACCGCACAGATGGTGGTGGCGCTAAAGCCGCTGCACGATGCCGCGACGGTCAAGCGCGTGGTGGTCGCGACCTATCAGTCGGTGTCCGGCGCGGGCAAGGCGGGGATGGACGAGCTGTTCGAGCAGTCGCGCAACATCTTCGTCGGCGATCAGGCCGAAGCCAAGAAGTTCACCAAGCAGATCGCGTTCAACGTGATCCCGCATATCGACAGCTTCCTCGACGACGGGTCGACCAAGGAAGAGTGGAAGATGGTGGTCGAGACCAAGAAGATCCTCGACCCCAAGGTCAAGGTGATCGCGACCTGCGTGCGCGTGCCGGTGTTCGTCGGCCATTCGGAAGCCGTCCATGTCGAACTCGAGCGCGAGCTGTCGGCGGAGGATGCGCAGAAGATTTTGCGCGAGGCGCCGGGGATCATGTTGGTCGACAAGCGCGAGGACGGCGGATACGTGACCCCGGTCGAGTGCGTCGGCGACTATGCGACCTTCGTCAGCCGCGTGCGTGATGACTCGACGGTCGAGAACGGCCTCGCCTTCTGGTGCGTCAGCGACAACCTCCGCAAGGGCGCGGCGCTCAACGCGGTGCAGATCGCCGAACTGCTCGGCCGCCGGCATTTGAAGAAGGCGTGA
- a CDS encoding DHA2 family efflux MFS transporter permease subunit: protein MATAAAASTPAPPAPPPVSGAALPVRNKGLLTFGVMLATIIQILDTTIANVALPHMQTSLGATADTITWVLTSYIVASAIAIPITGWVSDRIGSRNLFLISIIGFVISSALCGMAQNLEEMVAFRILQGISAAFMNPLSQTVMLDINEPKDQQRAMAVWGMGIMIGPILGPVLGGYLTENFNWRWVFYVNLPLGAICLAILWWLLPSRPIRKRGFDLFGFSLLAIGIGALQLMLDRGQGEDWFGSAEIWIEMLLAATALWMFAVHMATGRNPMFERNLWKNGNLVTALAFMQVVGVVMMATMALLPPMLQNLFGYPVIDTGLLLMPRGIGVLVTMALSARLIQRGLDPRIAVAAGFILAAWSLYDMTQWTLEMGSTPFIVSGFIQGLGMGLIFMPLNGMAFATLSPHQRTEGASLLNLSRNIGASIGISLVTTVLARSTQTSHADLAQHITPERLDTLDPGLLQALGGSGDVLMAMANAEVTRQAAMIAYLNDFKAMMIVTALSIPLVLFLRKPKGPVENDPAAAGH from the coding sequence ATGGCCACCGCAGCCGCCGCCTCCACGCCAGCGCCACCGGCGCCGCCGCCCGTCAGCGGCGCGGCACTGCCGGTGCGCAACAAGGGGCTGCTCACCTTCGGCGTGATGCTGGCGACGATCATCCAGATCCTCGACACCACCATCGCCAATGTCGCGCTGCCGCACATGCAGACCTCGCTCGGCGCGACCGCGGACACGATCACCTGGGTGCTGACCAGCTACATCGTCGCCTCGGCGATCGCGATCCCGATCACCGGTTGGGTCTCCGACCGGATCGGCTCGCGCAACCTGTTCCTGATCTCGATCATCGGCTTCGTCATCTCCTCGGCGCTGTGCGGCATGGCGCAGAATCTCGAGGAGATGGTCGCCTTCCGCATCCTCCAGGGCATCTCGGCGGCGTTCATGAACCCGCTCAGCCAGACGGTGATGCTCGACATCAACGAGCCCAAGGACCAGCAGCGCGCGATGGCGGTGTGGGGCATGGGCATCATGATCGGCCCGATCCTGGGCCCGGTGCTCGGCGGCTACCTCACCGAGAATTTCAACTGGCGCTGGGTGTTCTACGTCAACCTGCCGCTCGGCGCGATCTGTCTCGCGATCCTGTGGTGGCTGCTGCCGAGCCGACCGATCCGCAAGCGCGGCTTCGACTTGTTCGGCTTCTCGCTGCTCGCGATCGGCATCGGCGCGCTGCAGCTGATGCTCGACCGCGGCCAGGGCGAGGACTGGTTCGGCTCGGCGGAGATCTGGATCGAGATGTTGCTCGCCGCGACCGCGCTGTGGATGTTCGCGGTGCACATGGCGACGGGCAGGAACCCGATGTTCGAGCGCAATCTGTGGAAGAACGGCAACCTCGTCACCGCGCTCGCCTTCATGCAGGTGGTCGGCGTGGTGATGATGGCGACGATGGCGCTGCTCCCGCCGATGCTGCAGAACCTGTTCGGCTATCCGGTGATCGACACCGGCCTGCTGCTGATGCCGCGCGGCATCGGCGTGCTGGTGACGATGGCGCTGTCGGCGCGGCTGATCCAGCGCGGGCTCGATCCGCGCATCGCAGTCGCCGCCGGCTTCATCCTCGCCGCCTGGTCGCTCTATGACATGACGCAATGGACGCTGGAGATGGGCAGCACGCCCTTCATCGTCTCGGGCTTCATCCAGGGGCTCGGCATGGGCCTGATCTTCATGCCGCTCAACGGCATGGCCTTCGCCACCCTCTCTCCGCACCAGCGCACCGAGGGGGCGAGCCTGCTCAACCTGTCACGCAACATCGGCGCGTCGATCGGCATCTCGCTGGTCACGACCGTGCTCGCGCGCAGCACCCAGACGAGCCACGCCGATCTCGCCCAGCACATTACGCCGGAGCGGCTCGACACGCTCGACCCGGGCCTGCTCCAGGCGCTGGGCGGCAGCGGCGACGTGCTGATGGCGATGGCCAATGCCGAGGTCACGCGCCAGGCGGCGATGATCGCCTATCTCAACGACTTCAAGGCGATGATGATCGTCACCGCGCTGTCGATCCCGCTCGTGCTGTTCCTGAGGAAGCCAAAGGGGCCGGTCGAGAACGATCCGGCCGCGGCGGGGCACTGA
- a CDS encoding HlyD family secretion protein translates to MADADPKLDTTEAIEIAPEAAAEPRKRRWLRPLLMFGVPLLLIVAVGTWWTLSADTVSTDNAYVQQDKVSVASDVAGRITEVAVKENQVVKAGDLLFRIDPEPYRIALEQADAAIANAQVEVGTLQASYVGTGADIQAARDTIASAQEDYDRQKALMDRGFTTRARYDQSLHAVEQARASYQRAVADAAEARSKLADGAAVPGVNPGIASARAQRDKAALDLSRTARYAPVDGVVSQADRLQIGQMMMSGLPAVTIVRSGGSWIEANFKETDLNKMRVGQPAEVSFDAYPGLKLKGHVASIGAGTGSEFSVLPAQNANGNWVKVTQRVPVRIAIDEKSPRQLIAGLSADVTVDVGK, encoded by the coding sequence ATGGCTGACGCAGACCCCAAGCTCGACACCACCGAAGCGATCGAGATCGCACCCGAAGCAGCCGCCGAGCCGCGCAAGCGCCGCTGGCTGCGCCCGTTGCTGATGTTCGGCGTGCCGCTGCTGCTGATCGTGGCGGTCGGCACGTGGTGGACGCTGTCGGCCGACACCGTCTCGACCGACAATGCCTATGTCCAGCAGGACAAGGTCTCGGTCGCGAGCGACGTCGCGGGGCGCATTACCGAGGTCGCGGTCAAGGAGAACCAGGTCGTCAAGGCCGGCGACCTCCTCTTCCGCATCGACCCCGAGCCCTATCGCATCGCCCTCGAACAGGCCGACGCCGCGATCGCCAATGCGCAGGTCGAGGTCGGCACGCTCCAGGCGAGCTATGTCGGCACCGGCGCCGACATCCAGGCCGCGCGCGACACCATCGCTTCGGCGCAGGAGGATTATGACCGCCAGAAGGCGCTGATGGACCGCGGCTTCACCACTCGCGCCCGCTACGACCAGTCGCTGCACGCGGTCGAGCAGGCGCGCGCGAGCTACCAGCGCGCCGTCGCCGATGCCGCCGAGGCGCGCTCGAAGCTCGCCGACGGCGCCGCCGTGCCCGGCGTCAACCCGGGCATCGCCTCGGCGCGCGCGCAGCGCGACAAGGCCGCGCTCGATCTCTCGCGCACCGCGCGTTACGCGCCGGTCGACGGCGTGGTCAGCCAGGCCGACCGGCTCCAGATCGGGCAGATGATGATGTCGGGCCTGCCCGCGGTCACCATCGTCCGCTCGGGCGGTTCGTGGATCGAGGCGAACTTCAAGGAGACCGACCTCAACAAGATGCGCGTCGGCCAGCCGGCCGAGGTCAGCTTCGACGCCTATCCCGGACTCAAGCTCAAGGGCCATGTCGCCTCGATCGGCGCGGGCACCGGCAGCGAATTCTCGGTGCTCCCGGCGCAGAATGCCAATGGCAACTGGGTCAAGGTCACGCAGCGCGTGCCGGTGCGCATCGCGATCGACGAGAAGAGCCCGCGCCAGCTGATCGCCGGCCTCTCCGCCGACGTGACGGTCGACGTCGGCAAGTAA
- a CDS encoding MarR family winged helix-turn-helix transcriptional regulator, producing the protein MTDSLGFLISDISRLMRKRFDERVRGLGTTRAQWRTLKLLERYQGSNQGALAELLEIEPITMGRMIDRLEEAGWVERRRDPNDRRVWRIHLTEAAQPVLLQLREIADELFDDVLTGLSAADRTRLHQLLAAVHANLTADDIKEAANG; encoded by the coding sequence ATGACCGACTCACTTGGCTTCCTGATCAGCGATATCTCGCGACTGATGCGCAAGCGCTTCGACGAGCGCGTGCGCGGCCTTGGCACCACACGCGCGCAGTGGCGCACGCTCAAGCTGCTCGAGCGCTATCAGGGCAGCAACCAGGGCGCGCTCGCCGAACTGCTCGAGATCGAGCCGATCACGATGGGCCGCATGATCGACCGGCTGGAAGAGGCCGGCTGGGTCGAGCGCCGTCGCGATCCCAACGATCGCCGCGTGTGGCGCATCCATCTGACCGAGGCGGCGCAACCCGTGCTGCTCCAGCTTCGCGAGATCGCCGACGAGCTGTTCGACGATGTGCTGACCGGCCTCAGCGCCGCCGATCGCACGCGCCTTCACCAGCTCCTCGCCGCCGTTCACGCCAATCTCACCGCCGACGATATCAAAGAGGCCGCCAATGGCTGA
- a CDS encoding alpha/beta fold hydrolase, translating to MQTQTFESFDGTRLAWREIGEGRPVVLIHGYFSDADTNWIKYGTAAKLVEAGFRMIMPDLRAHGQSDRPQDAAAYPPDALAMDAEALIAHLGLTDYDLGGYSLGARTTVRVLARGIAPRPRRVVLSGLGDEGVVDTGRRAGFFRRVLTNFGSFKHGDPEFMSQAFLKTTKGDPQALLGVLDTFVDTPAEDVAKIDLPVLVVGGAADDEVGSFEDLAAMLPQGRFVEIPGNHMSAVTRAELGDAIVSFLTA from the coding sequence ATGCAGACTCAGACGTTCGAAAGCTTCGACGGCACAAGGCTGGCGTGGCGCGAGATAGGGGAGGGACGGCCGGTGGTGCTGATCCACGGCTATTTCTCCGACGCCGACACCAACTGGATCAAATACGGCACTGCCGCGAAGCTGGTGGAGGCGGGGTTCCGGATGATCATGCCGGACCTGCGCGCGCATGGGCAGAGCGACAGGCCGCAGGATGCCGCCGCCTATCCGCCCGATGCGCTGGCGATGGATGCCGAAGCGCTGATCGCGCATCTCGGACTCACCGACTACGACCTGGGCGGCTATTCGCTGGGCGCGCGGACCACGGTGCGCGTGCTGGCGCGCGGCATCGCGCCCAGACCGCGGCGCGTGGTGCTGTCGGGGCTGGGCGACGAGGGCGTCGTGGATACCGGGCGGCGCGCGGGCTTCTTCCGCCGGGTGCTGACCAATTTCGGCAGCTTCAAGCATGGCGATCCTGAGTTCATGTCGCAGGCCTTCCTCAAGACGACCAAGGGCGATCCGCAGGCGCTGCTGGGTGTGCTCGACACCTTCGTCGATACCCCGGCGGAAGATGTCGCGAAGATCGACCTTCCGGTGCTGGTGGTCGGCGGCGCGGCGGACGACGAGGTGGGATCGTTCGAAGACCTCGCCGCGATGCTGCCGCAGGGCCGCTTCGTCGAGATCCCCGGCAACCATATGAGCGCGGTGACGCGCGCCGAGCTGGGCGACGCGATCGTATCATTCCTGACTGCTTGA
- a CDS encoding M2 family metallopeptidase, translated as MIRTGISTIALAMLMAAPAAAQEKKAAPGAATPAAADAFLERATKEFDEFSQDDARIQWLYATYINDDTSALVAKSQAKGTEMLVGFALEAAKYDRVQGLSPDTKRQLDILRSGITSPAPTRAGAAATLSKLQTDMQTVYGTGKGTLKGQPINGSDIEAAMGTNRNPDELKEMWTSWHDNVGAPQRTDYQRAAGLLNEGARELGFKDVGAMWRSNYDMSPEEFAKLTDKLWNEVKPLYESLHTYVRWKLNAKYGDAVQPKTGPIRADLLGNMWAQEWGNIYDVVAPPGSGDLGFDVTDLLTAKQYDAIKMVKTGEGFYSSLGFAPLPETFWKRSLFVKPADREVQCHASAWDLDNVDDLRIKMCIKVNSDDFVTIHHELGHNYYQRAYNKQPLIYRTGANDGFHEAIGDFVALSITPDYLVSIDLLDQSKVPSADKDTGLLLRQAMDKVAFLPFGLLIDKWRWGVFSGGIKPTGYQASWDALRLQYQGITPPVKRDETKFDPGAKYHIPANVPYTRYFLARLLQFQFYKAACDQAGWKGPLHRCSFYGNKEVGTKLDAMLKMGASKPWPDALEAFTGSREMSGAAMVEYFAPLKAWLDEQNKGKPTGW; from the coding sequence ATGATCCGCACCGGAATTTCGACGATCGCGCTCGCCATGCTGATGGCCGCGCCTGCCGCCGCGCAGGAGAAGAAGGCAGCGCCGGGCGCGGCAACGCCGGCGGCCGCCGACGCGTTCCTCGAGCGCGCGACCAAGGAATTTGACGAATTCTCGCAGGACGATGCGCGGATTCAGTGGCTCTACGCGACCTATATCAACGACGACACCTCCGCCCTGGTCGCCAAGAGCCAGGCCAAGGGCACCGAGATGTTGGTCGGCTTCGCGCTCGAGGCGGCGAAGTACGATCGGGTGCAGGGCCTGTCGCCTGACACCAAGCGCCAGCTCGACATCCTGCGCAGCGGCATCACCTCGCCCGCGCCGACGCGCGCCGGGGCGGCTGCCACGCTGTCCAAGCTGCAGACCGACATGCAGACGGTCTATGGCACCGGCAAGGGCACGCTGAAGGGCCAGCCGATCAACGGCAGCGACATCGAGGCGGCGATGGGCACCAATCGCAACCCCGACGAGCTCAAGGAGATGTGGACGAGCTGGCACGACAATGTCGGCGCGCCGCAGCGCACCGACTATCAGCGTGCGGCCGGCCTGCTCAACGAGGGCGCGCGCGAGCTCGGCTTCAAGGATGTCGGCGCGATGTGGCGCTCCAACTACGACATGTCGCCCGAGGAGTTCGCCAAGCTCACCGACAAGCTTTGGAACGAGGTGAAGCCACTCTACGAGTCGCTGCACACCTATGTCCGGTGGAAGCTCAACGCGAAGTACGGCGACGCCGTCCAGCCCAAGACCGGCCCGATCCGCGCCGACCTGCTCGGCAACATGTGGGCGCAGGAATGGGGCAATATCTATGACGTCGTGGCGCCGCCGGGATCGGGCGACCTGGGCTTTGACGTCACCGACCTGCTGACCGCGAAACAATATGACGCGATCAAGATGGTCAAGACGGGCGAGGGCTTCTACTCCTCGCTCGGTTTCGCGCCGCTGCCCGAGACTTTCTGGAAGCGCTCGCTGTTCGTGAAGCCCGCCGATCGCGAGGTGCAATGCCACGCCTCGGCCTGGGACCTCGACAATGTCGACGATCTGCGCATCAAGATGTGCATCAAGGTCAATTCGGACGACTTCGTCACGATCCACCACGAGCTGGGGCATAATTATTATCAGCGCGCCTACAACAAGCAGCCGCTGATCTACCGCACCGGCGCCAATGACGGCTTCCACGAGGCGATCGGCGATTTCGTCGCGCTGTCGATCACGCCCGACTATCTCGTCTCGATCGACCTGCTCGATCAGAGCAAGGTGCCGAGCGCGGACAAGGACACCGGGCTGCTGCTGCGCCAGGCGATGGACAAGGTCGCGTTCCTGCCGTTCGGCCTGCTGATCGACAAATGGCGCTGGGGCGTGTTTTCGGGCGGGATCAAGCCGACCGGCTACCAGGCGTCGTGGGACGCGCTGCGGCTGCAATATCAGGGCATCACCCCGCCGGTGAAACGCGACGAGACCAAGTTCGACCCGGGCGCCAAATATCATATCCCGGCGAACGTGCCGTACACGCGCTACTTCCTCGCGCGGCTGCTGCAGTTCCAGTTCTACAAGGCGGCGTGCGACCAGGCCGGGTGGAAGGGGCCGCTCCACCGCTGCTCCTTCTACGGCAACAAGGAAGTCGGCACCAAGCTCGACGCGATGCTCAAGATGGGTGCGTCCAAGCCGTGGCCCGATGCGCTCGAGGCGTTCACCGGCAGCCGCGAGATGTCAGGTGCGGCGATGGTCGAGTATTTCGCGCCGTTGAAGGCGTGGCTCGACGAGCAGAACAAGGGCAAGCCGACGGGGTGGTGA
- a CDS encoding AMP nucleosidase, giving the protein MTTAEDIVAELDRLYTASVTRLQDALDLYLTKGIAPDPAHRKDGSFAYPEIRLAYRDEVDRPTPARSFGRLVTPGDYAISVTKPAMFADYLIEQLTLLIEDYDVEVTAVPGRQEIPFPYVLDPGHALRLDEVSASELARHFPATELAHIGDEIADGTWLSLDQTRPLALFDGLRTDFSLARLRHYTGTPSEHTQQYILFTNYHRYVDEFVRWSCAQLGPDEQGNEGRFTGVSGPGGIVIRAGDDPETLLTDSAWRRHQMPAWHLMAENSDGITLVNIGVGPSNAKTITDHLAVLRPEAWMMIGHCGGLRPSQRIGDYVLAHAYLRDDHVLDDVLPPEIPVPAIAEVQQALARAAETVSGQSGEELKRRLRTGTIVTTDDRNWELRFSRSALRFSLSRAVGVDMESATLAAQGYRFRVPYGTLLCVSDKPLHGELKLPGQANRFYERAIAEHLKIGIEACEQLRREGAKLHSRKLRAFNEPPFR; this is encoded by the coding sequence ATGACAACAGCAGAAGACATCGTCGCCGAACTGGATCGGCTCTACACCGCGTCCGTCACGCGCCTTCAGGACGCCCTCGACCTCTATCTCACCAAGGGTATCGCGCCCGATCCTGCGCATCGCAAGGATGGCAGCTTCGCTTATCCCGAGATCCGCCTCGCCTATCGCGACGAGGTCGACCGCCCCACCCCTGCCCGCTCCTTCGGCCGGCTGGTCACCCCGGGCGATTATGCGATCAGCGTCACCAAGCCCGCGATGTTCGCCGACTATCTGATCGAGCAGCTGACCCTGCTGATCGAGGATTATGACGTCGAGGTCACCGCAGTCCCCGGACGGCAGGAAATCCCCTTCCCCTATGTCCTCGATCCCGGTCACGCGCTGCGGCTCGACGAGGTTTCGGCGAGCGAACTGGCGCGGCATTTCCCGGCGACCGAGCTTGCGCATATTGGCGACGAGATCGCCGACGGCACCTGGCTCAGCCTCGACCAGACGCGCCCGCTCGCGCTGTTCGACGGGCTGCGCACCGATTTCAGCCTCGCGCGGCTGCGCCACTATACCGGTACGCCGTCCGAGCACACGCAGCAGTACATCCTGTTCACCAACTATCACCGCTATGTCGACGAGTTCGTACGCTGGTCGTGCGCGCAGCTCGGCCCGGACGAGCAGGGAAATGAGGGGCGCTTCACCGGCGTCTCGGGTCCCGGCGGCATCGTGATCCGCGCGGGCGATGACCCGGAGACGCTGCTCACCGACAGCGCATGGCGGCGGCACCAGATGCCGGCCTGGCACCTGATGGCCGAGAACAGCGATGGCATCACTTTGGTCAATATCGGCGTCGGCCCGTCCAACGCAAAGACGATCACCGATCACCTCGCGGTGCTGCGGCCCGAGGCGTGGATGATGATTGGTCATTGCGGTGGTCTCCGTCCGAGCCAGCGGATCGGCGACTATGTCCTCGCCCACGCCTATCTGCGCGACGATCACGTGCTCGACGACGTGCTCCCGCCCGAAATCCCCGTGCCCGCGATCGCCGAGGTGCAGCAGGCGCTCGCCCGCGCCGCGGAGACCGTTTCGGGCCAGTCGGGCGAGGAACTCAAGCGCCGGCTGCGCACCGGCACGATCGTCACCACCGACGACCGCAACTGGGAGCTGCGCTTCTCGCGCTCGGCGCTGCGCTTCTCGCTCAGCCGCGCGGTCGGCGTCGACATGGAGAGCGCCACGCTCGCTGCTCAGGGCTATCGCTTCCGCGTTCCCTACGGCACGCTACTCTGCGTCTCGGACAAGCCGCTGCACGGCGAGCTCAAGCTCCCCGGCCAGGCCAACCGCTTCTACGAACGCGCAATCGCCGAGCATCTGAAGATCGGGATCGAGGCGTGCGAGCAGCTCCGCCGCGAGGGCGCCAAGCTCCACTCGCGCAAGCTGCGGGCGTTCAACGAGCCCCCCTTCCGCTGA
- a CDS encoding peroxiredoxin gives MTIQVGDRVPSATFVKPTENGPEQVSSDEFFAGRKVALFSVPGAFTPTCSARHLPGYVEKAAELKAKGVDEIACTAVNDAFVMGAWSKSAEAGDVTMLADGNGEFAKAVGLEMDGSKFGLGTRGQRYSMIVNDGVVEQLNVEAPGEFKVSSAEHLLEQL, from the coding sequence ATGACCATCCAAGTCGGCGATCGCGTGCCCAGCGCCACCTTCGTCAAGCCCACCGAGAATGGCCCCGAGCAGGTCAGCTCGGACGAGTTCTTCGCGGGCCGCAAGGTCGCGCTCTTCTCGGTACCCGGCGCCTTCACTCCGACCTGCTCCGCCCGCCACCTGCCCGGCTATGTCGAGAAGGCGGCCGAGCTCAAGGCCAAGGGCGTCGACGAGATCGCCTGCACCGCGGTCAACGACGCGTTCGTGATGGGCGCGTGGAGCAAGAGCGCCGAGGCCGGCGACGTGACGATGCTCGCCGACGGCAATGGCGAGTTCGCCAAGGCGGTGGGTCTCGAGATGGACGGCAGCAAGTTCGGCCTGGGCACGCGCGGCCAGCGCTACTCGATGATCGTCAACGACGGCGTGGTCGAGCAGCTCAATGTCGAGGCCCCGGGCGAGTTCAAGGTGAGCTCGGCCGAGCACCTGCTCGAGCAGCTCTGA
- a CDS encoding YqgE/AlgH family protein: MESSAYLTGQVLLALPGIGDPRFERAVIAMCAHDDNGALGIGVGQTIAGLGLHELLDQFEIDPGSAPDAPVHFGGPVEPRRGFVLHSTDWGGQDTIEVAGRWALSGTIDILRAIAEGIGPSRWLVALGYAGWGEGQLDEEMTRHGWFNVPGDLDLLYGVEAHRRWEQGFEREGIDPRLLAASTGTA, from the coding sequence ATGGAGTCCTCAGCGTATCTCACCGGACAGGTCCTGCTCGCACTGCCGGGGATCGGCGATCCACGGTTCGAACGCGCGGTGATCGCGATGTGCGCGCATGACGACAATGGCGCGCTCGGCATCGGCGTCGGGCAGACGATCGCCGGGCTGGGGCTGCACGAGCTGCTCGATCAGTTCGAGATCGATCCCGGCAGCGCGCCCGATGCCCCGGTGCATTTCGGCGGCCCGGTCGAGCCGCGCCGCGGCTTCGTGCTGCATTCGACCGACTGGGGCGGGCAGGACACGATCGAGGTCGCCGGGCGCTGGGCGCTGTCGGGGACGATCGACATATTGCGCGCGATCGCCGAGGGCATTGGCCCGTCGCGCTGGCTGGTCGCGCTCGGCTATGCCGGCTGGGGCGAGGGGCAGCTCGACGAGGAGATGACCCGGCACGGTTGGTTCAACGTGCCGGGCGATCTCGACCTGCTCTACGGCGTCGAGGCGCACCGGCGCTGGGAGCAGGGGTTCGAGCGCGAAGGCATCGATCCGCGGCTGCTCGCCGCGAGCACCGGCACGGCCTAG